In the genome of Aureimonas sp. OT7, one region contains:
- a CDS encoding LysR family transcriptional regulator, producing MDLRLLEAFRLVVSNRSVTRAAEVLGVTQPAVSAQMARLEASAGFPLFVRTKGRLALTQEGASFHREVMHALDQVERLDRIAESIRLGQAGRLVVASHPSASISLLPPLVARLTVALPDVSVKMINRTSEEVRALFPAATIDIGIAELPIDIAGVDVRRYHLDCVAIVPKGHALARLEAIGPADLSGEPFLSMPSERLIHHRIRAAFSDAGAYLNSVAEVDFFSSICAVVASGGGVSIVDRWSAEMFAPLGFEVRPFYPAIPYEIGVLVSSDREPTKLARDFLNLIHETLSR from the coding sequence ATGGATCTGCGACTTCTCGAAGCATTCCGGCTGGTCGTCAGTAATCGGTCTGTCACCAGGGCGGCTGAGGTGCTTGGCGTCACGCAACCGGCCGTCAGCGCGCAGATGGCCCGGCTGGAGGCATCGGCCGGCTTTCCATTGTTTGTCCGTACGAAGGGCAGGCTGGCGCTCACGCAGGAGGGCGCATCGTTTCATCGCGAGGTGATGCACGCCCTGGACCAGGTGGAGCGCCTCGACCGCATCGCGGAATCGATCCGCCTCGGGCAGGCCGGCCGACTGGTGGTGGCCAGCCATCCCAGTGCCTCGATCTCTCTTCTGCCGCCTCTGGTCGCGCGCCTGACGGTAGCGTTGCCGGATGTTTCCGTAAAGATGATCAACCGGACGTCGGAGGAGGTGCGGGCCCTGTTTCCTGCAGCCACCATCGATATCGGCATCGCCGAGCTGCCCATCGACATCGCCGGCGTCGACGTGCGCCGTTATCATCTGGATTGCGTCGCCATCGTTCCGAAAGGGCACGCCCTTGCGCGGCTGGAGGCGATCGGACCTGCCGATCTTTCGGGCGAGCCTTTCCTGTCTATGCCGTCCGAGCGTTTGATCCACCACCGGATCCGGGCGGCGTTTTCCGATGCCGGCGCATATCTGAATTCAGTGGCGGAGGTCGACTTCTTCTCGTCGATCTGTGCTGTCGTCGCATCCGGTGGAGGCGTTTCGATCGTCGACCGGTGGTCGGCGGAAATGTTCGCGCCCCTCGGCTTCGAGGTGCGGCCGTTTTATCCCGCAATCCCCTACGAAATAGGCGTCCTGGTCAGCAGCGACCGCGAGCCCACGAAGTTGGCGCGGGATTTCCTCAACCTCATCCATGAGACCTTGTCCAGATAA
- a CDS encoding amino acid ABC transporter ATP-binding protein has protein sequence MNEISTLGSGTSSTVIAAEGIGKTFGELQVLKDVSLPVRRGEVVCVVGPSGSGKTTLLRTLALLETPTAGRVTMDGIVISDGLNASGVRKAAARVRPDIGMVFQHFNLWPHRSVIENVIEAPILVRRMRRQDAIELAMELLDKVGLADKHDVYPGRLSGGQQQRVAIARALAMRPRIMLFDEATSALDPELRHEVLRVMRQLAEDGMTMLVVTHEMGFARNVGSRIVFMDGGTIIEDTLPETFFTAPGTERAVRFLRQLQD, from the coding sequence ATAAATGAGATTTCTACATTGGGGTCCGGGACATCCTCCACCGTCATAGCGGCGGAAGGGATCGGCAAGACTTTCGGTGAGCTGCAAGTTCTGAAGGATGTTTCCCTTCCGGTCCGCCGTGGCGAAGTCGTATGCGTGGTCGGCCCTTCCGGATCGGGCAAGACGACGCTGCTGCGTACGCTGGCCCTCCTGGAAACTCCCACCGCCGGGCGCGTCACCATGGATGGCATCGTCATCAGCGACGGGCTCAACGCTTCAGGCGTGCGCAAGGCGGCGGCCAGGGTGCGGCCCGACATCGGCATGGTGTTCCAGCATTTCAATCTGTGGCCGCACAGGAGCGTCATCGAAAACGTCATCGAGGCGCCCATCCTCGTGCGCAGGATGCGCAGGCAGGACGCGATCGAGCTGGCGATGGAACTGCTCGACAAGGTCGGCCTTGCCGACAAGCACGACGTCTATCCCGGCCGGCTTTCCGGCGGCCAGCAGCAGCGGGTCGCCATCGCCCGTGCCTTGGCCATGCGGCCCCGCATCATGCTGTTCGACGAGGCGACATCGGCGCTCGACCCCGAACTGCGGCACGAAGTGCTGCGGGTCATGCGCCAACTGGCCGAGGACGGAATGACGATGCTGGTCGTTACCCACGAGATGGGTTTCGCGCGCAATGTCGGCTCAAGGATCGTGTTCATGGATGGCGGCACGATCATCGAAGACACCCTCCCCGAAACATTCTTCACCGCGCCCGGCACCGAACGCGCCGTACGCTTTCTTCGACAGCTTCAGGACTAA
- a CDS encoding ABC transporter substrate-binding protein, protein MCMSFIRRLATAFVATGTLVAAHAPSALAQQTESRLFRITQSGTLRVCQYPLYYSISFRNPATGEIEGIDADLSKELAKELNAELEIVESSFGTFIADLQADKCDIGMFGIGATMQRAQAVEFSKPYLQTSIYAVVKKDGPIKSWSDIDKDGTRVVTTLGSYIEPFMRDYLKSATFTAIAPPATREGELIANRADAVMTDYPTAIKVRDEFDWAEIVEPDEPLRVTPYAYVVPQGDQIWLNYVNLFVDTIKLDGRLDAFAEANKLGPIVAR, encoded by the coding sequence ATGTGCATGTCGTTCATCCGGCGGTTGGCCACGGCGTTCGTGGCGACCGGCACCCTAGTCGCCGCCCACGCGCCCTCCGCGCTGGCCCAGCAGACCGAGTCCCGCCTGTTTCGCATAACGCAGAGCGGGACGCTGCGCGTCTGCCAGTATCCGCTCTATTATTCGATCTCCTTCCGCAATCCGGCAACGGGCGAGATCGAGGGCATCGACGCCGATCTCTCGAAGGAGCTCGCCAAGGAGTTGAACGCCGAACTGGAGATCGTCGAGTCGAGCTTCGGCACGTTCATCGCCGATCTTCAGGCCGACAAATGCGATATCGGCATGTTCGGCATCGGCGCGACGATGCAGCGCGCGCAGGCGGTGGAGTTCTCCAAACCGTACCTGCAGACCAGCATCTACGCCGTCGTGAAGAAGGACGGCCCGATCAAGAGCTGGAGCGATATCGACAAGGACGGCACCCGCGTCGTGACGACGCTCGGCAGCTATATCGAGCCGTTCATGCGCGATTACCTGAAATCCGCAACCTTTACCGCCATCGCGCCGCCTGCCACGCGCGAGGGCGAGTTGATCGCCAACCGGGCGGATGCGGTGATGACCGACTATCCCACGGCGATCAAGGTGCGCGACGAGTTCGACTGGGCGGAAATCGTAGAGCCCGACGAGCCGCTCCGCGTGACGCCGTATGCCTATGTCGTGCCGCAGGGCGACCAGATCTGGCTGAACTACGTCAACCTCTTCGTCGACACGATCAAGCTCGACGGCCGGTTGGACGCCTTTGCCGAGGCGAACAAGCTCGGGCCGATCGTCGCCCGGTGA
- a CDS encoding amino acid ABC transporter permease — protein MFTYSFRWDIIATNLPFLMSGLQTTLIVSALTLVLAMMGGLVLASLDMSRHWPLRAIGIGFGEIVRNTPILVQLLWAYYVLPIVFGINLSAFAALVIGLSIYSSAFIGEVYRAGIQAVPKGHREAAQVLGMTPFQSFRRIVLPQAVRMTLPPLAANFVQLIKYSSLGSVISVTEITRRGMELSSSTFRPLEIFTFIAVVYFLICWPLAMAIRIWERRLSRR, from the coding sequence ATGTTCACCTACAGTTTCCGATGGGACATCATCGCAACGAACCTTCCGTTCCTGATGAGCGGACTTCAAACGACGCTGATCGTCTCTGCCCTGACGCTCGTCCTGGCGATGATGGGCGGCCTCGTCCTCGCTTCGCTGGACATGTCGCGCCACTGGCCGCTCAGGGCCATCGGCATCGGCTTCGGCGAGATCGTCAGGAACACGCCCATCCTGGTGCAGTTGCTGTGGGCCTATTACGTGCTGCCCATCGTGTTCGGCATAAACCTTTCGGCGTTCGCGGCGCTCGTCATCGGCCTGTCCATCTACTCGTCGGCATTCATCGGGGAGGTCTACCGCGCCGGCATACAGGCTGTTCCGAAAGGGCATCGGGAAGCGGCACAGGTTCTTGGCATGACACCCTTCCAGTCCTTCCGTCGCATCGTACTGCCGCAGGCGGTCCGGATGACGCTGCCACCGCTTGCCGCCAACTTCGTCCAACTCATCAAATACTCTTCGCTGGGCTCGGTCATATCGGTCACCGAAATCACCCGGCGGGGAATGGAACTCTCCTCCTCGACATTCCGCCCGCTGGAAATCTTCACCTTCATTGCCGTCGTCTACTTCCTGATCTGCTGGCCGCTGGCGATGGCAATCCGCATCTGGGAACGCCGCCTTTCACGGCGCTGA
- the speB gene encoding agmatinase — protein sequence MDLPFTTDAAGAKVAILGCPFDCGIHPFRVGSRQGPSSIRQQSGLIRRYHPELADFDVPASLSAVDCGDVALTPARMEDSFDAIEQAAYAIVETGAVCVGLGGDGSVSLPLLRAASRAYPGLAVIHVDSHTDAYPPNQTYPFDASTQFTHAALEQRVGPGSSYHLGLRGTTMVQGVHRYGRDLGYNLITLAEFLQRGQADVVDHIRAGLGDRPVYLSWDMDVFDPSCAPGVCTPVWGGLSAREGLSLIRAFTGLNIVGCDINTVSPPQDVNGMTAFLAAQMAYEMMLLVGARAAPAQ from the coding sequence ATGGATCTTCCATTCACCACCGATGCCGCCGGGGCAAAGGTCGCCATTCTCGGATGCCCGTTCGATTGCGGCATCCACCCTTTCCGTGTCGGTTCACGGCAGGGCCCATCCTCGATCCGTCAACAATCGGGGTTGATCCGGCGCTATCATCCCGAGCTCGCCGATTTCGACGTTCCCGCCAGCCTTTCGGCGGTAGACTGCGGCGACGTCGCGTTGACGCCGGCCAGGATGGAAGATTCCTTCGACGCCATCGAGCAGGCGGCTTACGCCATTGTCGAGACAGGCGCCGTATGCGTGGGCCTCGGGGGTGACGGCAGCGTTTCCCTGCCCCTGCTGCGCGCCGCTTCACGCGCCTACCCAGGCCTTGCCGTCATCCATGTCGACAGCCACACCGACGCCTACCCTCCCAACCAGACCTACCCGTTCGACGCTTCGACCCAGTTTACCCACGCCGCACTGGAACAGCGTGTCGGCCCGGGCTCGTCCTACCATCTGGGCCTGCGCGGAACGACCATGGTGCAGGGCGTCCATCGCTATGGGCGCGATCTGGGCTACAACCTCATCACCCTCGCCGAGTTTCTGCAGCGCGGGCAGGCCGATGTCGTCGACCACATCCGCGCCGGCCTCGGCGATCGTCCTGTCTATCTGTCCTGGGACATGGACGTCTTCGACCCGTCCTGCGCCCCGGGTGTCTGTACGCCCGTATGGGGCGGGCTTTCCGCGCGGGAAGGCCTTTCGCTCATCCGGGCCTTCACAGGTCTGAACATTGTCGGCTGCGATATAAACACCGTCTCACCGCCGCAGGATGTGAATGGCATGACCGCCTTCCTTGCGGCGCAGATGGCCTACGAGATGATGCTGCTCGTCGGCGCGCGGGCGGCGCCGGCACAATGA
- a CDS encoding M20/M25/M40 family metallo-hydrolase, which translates to MTRTSLRSRLATAAAANHDDLVRATAALVAIDSQTPPSDTRAMVEHVVQAVAHIEGLEIERRPGAGPVDNVVLRLRGHRPGRRVILSCHLDTYPVGDIAGWTVPPLSGEVRDGRLYGRGSCDMKGGVAASLRVLEVMAAHRNEWSGELVVALAGDEESMGEQGTQVLIDSSPACSDALVIVPDVGSPGIVRCGEKGMVWLRLTAHGSAAHGAHVHRGVNAIDRLIDALAALRGLAAMRTPAGHEAVATMHAAFRLSEPVGGEGEMDVMSRVTVNVGRIEGGTSPNLVPQNASADVDIRIPLGVQVSDVERQIDAILVGRPGVSCSVTRRYEATWTSPAHPLVRYGTRAAEEVLGRPVVANMRVGASDARLWRRAGMATIVLGLTPHNLGGSDECLDIAELPVLASILALTVHDCLAGDPVC; encoded by the coding sequence ATGACGCGGACATCGCTGCGTTCGCGGCTTGCCACGGCTGCCGCCGCGAATCACGACGACCTTGTACGGGCGACGGCGGCGCTGGTTGCGATCGACAGCCAGACGCCGCCCAGCGATACGCGTGCCATGGTTGAGCATGTGGTCCAGGCGGTCGCGCATATCGAAGGGCTGGAGATCGAGCGTCGGCCGGGGGCCGGCCCGGTCGACAACGTCGTGCTGCGCCTGCGTGGGCATCGGCCGGGGCGACGCGTCATTCTCAGCTGCCATCTCGACACCTATCCTGTCGGTGACATCGCAGGATGGACCGTGCCGCCCCTGTCCGGCGAAGTGCGGGACGGCAGGCTCTACGGGCGGGGTTCCTGCGACATGAAAGGCGGGGTAGCCGCCTCCCTGCGTGTGCTGGAGGTCATGGCCGCGCACCGGAACGAATGGAGCGGTGAACTCGTGGTGGCGCTGGCCGGAGACGAGGAATCGATGGGCGAACAGGGGACGCAGGTTCTGATCGACAGCAGTCCGGCTTGCTCGGATGCTTTGGTGATCGTTCCGGATGTCGGCTCGCCCGGGATCGTGCGCTGCGGCGAAAAGGGCATGGTGTGGCTGCGCCTGACCGCCCATGGCAGCGCCGCGCACGGTGCGCATGTCCATCGTGGCGTCAACGCGATCGACCGGCTGATCGACGCGCTGGCGGCGCTCCGCGGCCTTGCGGCGATGCGGACGCCGGCAGGCCACGAGGCGGTAGCGACCATGCATGCCGCCTTCCGCCTGTCGGAACCCGTGGGCGGCGAGGGCGAGATGGATGTGATGTCCCGCGTTACGGTGAATGTCGGGCGCATCGAGGGCGGGACTTCTCCAAACCTGGTGCCGCAGAATGCCAGCGCGGACGTCGACATACGCATTCCGCTCGGCGTTCAGGTATCGGACGTCGAACGGCAGATCGACGCGATCCTCGTCGGGCGACCCGGCGTGTCGTGCAGTGTCACGCGCCGGTACGAAGCAACCTGGACAAGCCCGGCCCATCCGCTTGTCCGGTACGGGACACGGGCCGCCGAAGAAGTGCTGGGCCGGCCGGTCGTCGCCAATATGCGCGTCGGCGCTTCCGATGCACGGCTCTGGCGCAGGGCGGGCATGGCTACGATCGTGCTCGGCTTGACGCCGCACAATCTTGGCGGTTCGGATGAATGTCTCGACATCGCCGAACTTCCGGTCCTCGCCTCCATACTGGCGCTGACCGTTCATGATTGCCTTGCAGGAGACCCCGTATGCTGA
- a CDS encoding gamma-glutamyltransferase family protein, with translation MLTTSFGYKGAFTAPHRIAALAGQKVLAEGGTAIEAMVSAAATIAVVYPHMNGMGGDGFWLIRKKGERPVGISACGRAAMRATPQWYHDRNCSVIPPRGALAAATVPGTIAGWARALDLVPEGRRLPLSRLLAPAIDYAAEGIAVSQNQAVTTAAKVDDLKDVDGFADIYLPGGALPAAGSRLRQEALASTLRHLAEHGLDSFYRGAIAEANARFLEHAGSPLQLTDFNRFDAELVEPLSVTTRWGRLFNMTPPTQGVSALMILALYDRLLQDEGCCSADHVHLLVEATKQVFILRNEGLGDPDHMADAASDWLAADRLDALARQVDRRKALAWPHVARRGDTIWMGAADSEGTVVSFIQSVFWEFGSGLTSPQTGIQFQNRGSAFSLHPGPNQLRPGARPFHTLNPAMAELHDGRVMAYGTMGGEGQPQTQAAVFTRHVQHGMPLQAAITAPRWLLGRTWGEDSTTLKLEGRFDTRTVETLRQRGHATELLADFSDAMGHAGAAVVHPDGLIEAATDPRSDGAALAF, from the coding sequence ATGCTGACCACCTCTTTCGGCTACAAGGGCGCATTCACCGCCCCGCACCGTATAGCCGCGCTGGCCGGCCAAAAGGTGCTTGCCGAAGGTGGAACGGCCATCGAGGCGATGGTATCGGCTGCGGCGACGATCGCCGTCGTCTATCCCCACATGAACGGCATGGGCGGTGACGGCTTCTGGCTGATCCGAAAGAAAGGTGAAAGGCCGGTCGGCATTTCGGCATGTGGCCGTGCGGCCATGCGCGCGACCCCGCAATGGTATCACGACCGCAATTGCAGCGTCATTCCGCCGCGCGGGGCCCTGGCCGCCGCTACCGTGCCGGGCACCATCGCGGGCTGGGCCAGGGCCCTCGACCTCGTGCCCGAGGGGCGCCGTCTGCCGCTGTCGCGGCTGCTGGCCCCGGCGATCGATTACGCCGCCGAAGGCATCGCCGTCAGCCAGAACCAGGCGGTGACGACCGCGGCGAAGGTCGACGACCTGAAAGATGTGGATGGCTTCGCCGATATCTACCTGCCGGGCGGCGCACTGCCGGCGGCCGGCTCCAGACTGCGGCAGGAGGCGCTCGCCTCCACGCTGCGCCATCTTGCCGAGCATGGTCTGGACAGCTTCTACCGGGGCGCCATTGCCGAAGCCAACGCCCGCTTCCTTGAGCACGCCGGAAGCCCGTTGCAACTGACGGACTTCAACCGCTTCGACGCGGAGCTGGTCGAGCCCCTTTCGGTCACCACGCGGTGGGGCCGCCTGTTCAACATGACGCCGCCCACGCAGGGCGTGTCGGCGCTGATGATCCTGGCCCTGTACGACAGGCTCCTGCAGGATGAGGGCTGCTGCTCGGCGGACCATGTCCATCTGTTGGTAGAAGCGACGAAGCAGGTGTTCATCCTCCGCAATGAGGGCCTCGGCGATCCGGACCACATGGCGGACGCCGCATCGGACTGGCTGGCGGCCGATCGCCTGGACGCCCTGGCGCGCCAGGTGGACCGCAGGAAGGCGCTTGCCTGGCCGCATGTCGCCAGACGCGGCGACACCATCTGGATGGGTGCCGCCGACAGCGAAGGAACCGTTGTCAGCTTCATTCAAAGCGTCTTCTGGGAGTTCGGCTCCGGCCTGACCTCGCCCCAAACGGGCATCCAGTTCCAGAACAGGGGGTCTGCCTTCTCGCTGCATCCCGGGCCTAACCAGCTTCGTCCCGGCGCACGCCCCTTCCATACGCTGAACCCTGCCATGGCCGAGCTTCACGACGGGCGCGTGATGGCCTACGGTACCATGGGCGGCGAAGGACAGCCGCAGACCCAGGCTGCGGTGTTTACCCGTCATGTCCAGCACGGCATGCCGTTGCAGGCCGCCATCACGGCGCCGCGCTGGCTTCTGGGCCGCACCTGGGGAGAGGATAGCACGACGCTGAAACTCGAAGGACGGTTCGATACGCGCACCGTGGAAACGCTGCGCCAGCGCGGCCACGCCACCGAGCTCCTGGCGGATTTCAGCGATGCGATGGGCCATGCGGGCGCAGCCGTCGTGCATCCCGACGGGCTCATCGAAGCGGCAACCGATCCACGATCGGATGGGGCCGCCCTCGCCTTCTGA
- a CDS encoding sorbosone dehydrogenase family protein, producing the protein MSEATLFARFVALVGRCAVAIRHSGQGPTAPVYGVSPAIPLAKPQGKVPTLKMPTAKGWDGDHKPVAAPGLKVNAFARKLVHPRNMHVLPNGDVLVAESMGEQEAPRSLFDHAMSATMKRARAAGDSPNRITLLRDADGDGVAEETHAYIEGVRQPFGIALVDGTLYVGASDALLAYPYVPGATRITAPPTKLMDLVAGGHWTRNLIASKDGSKLYVAVGSLSNIGDEGMAAEENRACIHEYDLATNQSRIYAGGLRNPVGMAFEPEGGLLWTVVNERDGLGDETPPDYLTSVRDGAFYGWPYCYWDRVVDDRVPQDPAKVASATQPDYALGGHTASLGLCWLPGGTLPGFPAGMAIGQHGSWNRSKLSGYKLAFVAFENGKPVGMPRDILTGFLSPDEKYSYGRPVGVALAADGAVLMADDVGDVIWRVTSA; encoded by the coding sequence GTGAGCGAGGCCACCCTCTTTGCCAGATTCGTAGCCTTGGTAGGGCGATGTGCAGTCGCCATTCGTCACTCGGGCCAGGGCCCGACGGCACCGGTCTATGGCGTGTCCCCCGCTATTCCGCTGGCCAAGCCGCAAGGCAAGGTGCCGACGCTGAAGATGCCGACGGCAAAGGGATGGGATGGCGACCACAAGCCCGTTGCCGCCCCTGGGTTGAAGGTGAATGCCTTCGCACGGAAGCTGGTGCATCCGCGCAATATGCATGTCCTGCCGAATGGCGATGTCCTGGTGGCCGAATCGATGGGTGAGCAGGAGGCCCCGCGCTCCCTCTTCGACCATGCCATGTCCGCAACGATGAAGCGCGCCCGCGCCGCGGGCGACAGCCCCAACCGGATCACACTGCTGCGCGATGCCGACGGCGATGGAGTGGCCGAGGAAACCCACGCCTACATCGAAGGCGTTCGCCAGCCTTTCGGGATCGCGCTTGTCGATGGGACGCTGTATGTCGGCGCCAGCGATGCCCTGCTGGCTTACCCGTACGTGCCCGGTGCCACCAGGATAACGGCCCCTCCCACGAAGCTTATGGACCTCGTTGCGGGCGGGCACTGGACGCGCAATCTCATTGCCAGCAAGGACGGCTCGAAGCTCTATGTGGCGGTCGGCTCCTTGAGCAATATCGGCGACGAGGGCATGGCCGCTGAGGAAAACCGCGCCTGCATCCACGAATACGATCTGGCGACCAATCAGTCGCGCATCTATGCGGGCGGCTTGCGCAACCCCGTCGGAATGGCTTTCGAGCCGGAAGGCGGGCTGCTGTGGACGGTCGTCAACGAGCGGGACGGACTTGGCGATGAAACGCCCCCCGATTACCTGACCTCCGTTCGCGACGGCGCCTTCTACGGGTGGCCTTACTGCTACTGGGACCGCGTCGTGGACGATCGCGTGCCACAGGACCCGGCGAAGGTCGCCTCGGCGACGCAGCCCGATTATGCGCTCGGCGGGCATACGGCGTCGCTCGGGCTTTGCTGGCTTCCGGGAGGAACTCTGCCCGGCTTTCCCGCCGGCATGGCCATCGGCCAGCACGGCTCGTGGAACCGTTCGAAGCTGTCGGGCTACAAGCTGGCCTTCGTTGCCTTCGAGAACGGCAAGCCCGTTGGAATGCCGCGTGACATCCTGACCGGTTTCCTGTCACCGGATGAGAAATATTCCTACGGTCGCCCGGTGGGGGTGGCGCTGGCGGCCGATGGCGCGGTCCTTATGGCGGACGACGTCGGCGACGTCATCTGGCGCGTGACGAGCGCGTAA
- a CDS encoding DUF3841 domain-containing protein — protein sequence MKREGRFIGRPDLIDSPDFKQAYKWLADRMEERIGPPPDGVPRWPVWAWRRWQKRPKPRMDDKGFRHLRDHVLVSLEVPDETVVLSDFNSWHAPLNDWYLADERARDQGMAEDEAFEADLTAAGIRMCDRPYPEPFRSRVRKSWQRIFHVAGSDYIQATAWFFDEKHVVDENWFEYR from the coding sequence ATGAAGCGTGAGGGACGCTTCATTGGTCGACCCGACCTGATCGATTCCCCAGACTTCAAGCAGGCCTACAAATGGCTCGCCGACCGCATGGAGGAACGGATCGGGCCTCCACCCGATGGCGTCCCGCGGTGGCCCGTCTGGGCTTGGCGGCGATGGCAGAAACGCCCGAAGCCCCGTATGGACGATAAGGGCTTCCGCCACTTGCGCGATCATGTCCTCGTCTCGCTCGAAGTTCCCGACGAAACGGTGGTACTGAGCGATTTTAACTCATGGCACGCGCCTCTGAACGATTGGTACCTGGCGGATGAGCGTGCGCGTGATCAAGGCATGGCGGAGGACGAAGCGTTCGAAGCCGATCTGACGGCTGCCGGAATAAGAATGTGCGATCGTCCCTATCCCGAACCATTCAGAAGCAGGGTTCGCAAGAGCTGGCAACGCATTTTCCATGTCGCGGGCAGCGATTATATTCAGGCGACCGCCTGGTTTTTCGATGAAAAGCACGTCGTTGACGAGAACTGGTTCGAGTATCGCTGA
- a CDS encoding cyclase family protein: MCNHCVMEGVKRSMLSRRALLGGALVAGAAAAMPGAFLRPALAQAQAQAGRVVDLTHTYDSDFPTFDGKPGITYEWAVKFEDSGYQLHKLTIFEHTGTHIDAPLHFSADGTSVDELEPQSLVAPLVIIDITDRAREEANATVEAADIEAWISANGDLPAGAVVALRSGWAAKVGQAAFRNDEAGAFAFPGFAKSATDLLLEHDVAAIGVDTLSLDPGNSADFAVHNSWLPAGRYGIEGLANLEELPVLGATIVVGAPKHRGGTGGPARVLALV; encoded by the coding sequence ATGTGCAATCATTGCGTAATGGAGGGCGTGAAGCGGTCGATGCTGTCGCGCCGGGCGCTTCTGGGCGGCGCCCTCGTCGCCGGAGCCGCCGCGGCGATGCCGGGCGCATTCCTCCGGCCCGCCCTTGCCCAGGCCCAGGCGCAGGCCGGCCGCGTGGTGGACCTGACGCACACTTATGATTCCGACTTCCCCACCTTCGATGGCAAACCCGGCATCACCTATGAATGGGCGGTCAAGTTCGAGGACAGCGGCTATCAGCTGCACAAGCTGACGATCTTCGAGCATACCGGCACCCACATCGATGCGCCGCTGCACTTCAGCGCCGACGGCACCAGCGTCGATGAACTCGAGCCGCAAAGCCTGGTGGCACCTCTGGTCATCATCGACATCACCGACCGCGCCCGCGAAGAAGCAAACGCCACGGTGGAGGCGGCGGACATCGAAGCGTGGATCAGCGCGAATGGCGACCTGCCCGCAGGCGCGGTCGTGGCGCTGCGGTCCGGCTGGGCGGCGAAGGTCGGCCAGGCCGCCTTCCGTAACGACGAGGCCGGCGCATTCGCCTTTCCGGGTTTTGCCAAATCGGCAACGGATCTGCTTCTGGAGCATGACGTAGCAGCCATCGGCGTCGATACGCTGTCGCTCGATCCCGGCAACTCGGCCGACTTCGCGGTGCATAATTCCTGGTTGCCCGCCGGACGCTACGGCATCGAGGGGCTTGCCAATCTGGAAGAGCTGCCCGTCCTGGGAGCCACCATCGTGGTCGGCGCACCGAAGCACCGTGGGGGCACAGGCGGCCCTGCCCGCGTGCTGGCGCTGGTCTGA
- a CDS encoding carboxymuconolactone decarboxylase family protein, translated as MAAVPLLGDSEAAPEALAVFEEIRARRGTDYVNNFWRALAHDPAELRGVWDSIDRVMAAGALDPLTKELIYIAVSTAHGCGYCVHSHTAGARAKGLTPQMHRELLAVIALASRTNALATALGVPVDERFDAASVDRP; from the coding sequence ATGGCGGCCGTTCCGCTTCTGGGCGACAGCGAGGCCGCCCCCGAAGCCCTCGCGGTGTTCGAGGAAATCCGCGCGCGGCGCGGCACGGACTATGTCAACAACTTCTGGCGCGCCCTGGCGCACGATCCGGCGGAGCTCCGCGGTGTCTGGGACAGCATCGACAGGGTGATGGCCGCCGGCGCCCTCGACCCGCTGACCAAGGAACTGATCTATATCGCCGTATCGACGGCCCATGGCTGCGGCTACTGCGTCCATTCGCATACCGCGGGCGCCAGGGCCAAGGGCCTGACGCCCCAGATGCACCGGGAGCTTCTGGCCGTCATCGCGCTGGCCAGCCGGACCAACGCCTTGGCGACGGCACTCGGGGTGCCGGTGGACGAGCGGTTCGACGCCGCGTCCGTTGACCGCCCCTAG